GTCCACTTTGAAAACCATAGCACCATGCTATTAGCATGTATAGTGTTCATGGCTTCATGTAGGATATGGACCCCTTCTATAATATACCTGCCTTTAATAAaagaaaaaagtccattttactaccctgaaaAAAGTTGGTGGTTCACATAACCCCCTGATCTTTATTTCTGTTCCCTTCACCCCCTAAACAATCCCATACCGGACGAAATCGGTCCCTATGGTGGTTTGACTCAAATGGCTGCTGATGTGGCAGTGATCAACGGTGGTTTTGACCACAGGTGGGCCCCCCTCATCAGGCTGGGCTGAGATAGAGGAGCTCCAGCCTCCCCTTGCGCCCGACCCCGCCGTCTCCGGCCGACGCCGGCGACCGTCGGAGTTCCAAGCCGCCGCGCCGAGCGCCCTGCTTCTCCTTCCTCCCTTCtctttcctcttccttccctcttttCTAACCCCAAATCTCCCGCATATCCCTTGTTCGTCGCCTGAAGCTCATGGTCACCGTCGCCGCGTCGATTCCGCGGCCGCCGGCCTCCCCTTGTCACGCCAAGACGCCCAGTAGCTACGCCATCATCGTCTCCTTCACCCTCGCCGAAGGGCTCGGGCTAGGAGGCCACGTACgctcgccatcgccatcgtcttcgtccacgGCCGCCGCATCTTGTCATCGATTTCGTTGTGTCCGTCGACACCCGCGCTCGCTAACCTCGTCCACGAgctccgcggtgagctcctctgccgattcCCCCTTCGATCTGTGCCCGTGTGCGCCGCAGCTGCAGCTACCCCCGTGCGCTCGCTCGCTGCTTCTTTGCTTGTGGCTGCTGCTTGTGCCGTTGTTGccttgcttgctgctgctgccgggGTACGCGATGCATCGCGGGGGTCAATCCGGTGGTCGTAGCTCCGTCGGGGGTGGCCTTTGCCGCCGAGGCGAGCGCCCGAGCTCCTCTCTGTCCCGCGGGCGagcgacagaggaaggagacagacCTGTCAAGCGGACCCCGCCTCCTCTAGGCCCCACCCGTCAATCTCAGCCACACCTGCCAAGGGAGGCCCACCCGCAGGTCAAAACCACTGTTGACCAATGCCACATCAGCAGCAAGTAGAGACAATCCACCCGGGGGGTTCTTTCATCCGGTATGGGTTTGTTTAGGGGGTGAAAGGAACAGAAAATTAGATGAGGGGGTATTGTGAACCACCAACTttattcagggtagtaaaatggacttttttcttAATAAAAGCAGTTTGTACAAGAGAAATTGGAGGACTCACCACCCCACTCAATCTATTCATAAAGATTTTAGTGAAAAAAAATTTAAACTAACATTCAAGAGGGAAATGGGCCAGCAATTTTGAATTTGTTTACCATCAATGCTTTTAGGAATCAATGTGATAATTCCATAGCTCAAGGTAGCAATGCTAATGTTACCTCTCTGGAAATCATCAATCATAGCTTTTAGACACCATTTAATCAAATTGCATCATATGTGGTAAAACTCAATGGGAGACCAGCAGGACCAGGACCCTTATTTTGTTCCATAGAAAATTCAGCAATATAAATCTCATACATAGAAAAATCCGATAACAAGATCCTCAGCTTTCTGGCTGGAAATCCTACTAATAATCCAATCAATATTAAGAGAAACGAGCTCTTTGTTATGCGGGGGAAAAAAGAAATGAGCTCCAGCTGAATGCATGCTAACAAAATCAACACTTTTTGTGAGACAAAGTGTAATTGACGCCATGATTTTACATACAGTTGCGGTATACATTTTGGAATTTTCTGCATCGGTAAACGCGATTGAGACACATACATACATTACACACATATACACTCTTCGATCGACCTGGTTTGGTTTTGAGTTATGATCGGATCCTTCCTTGATCCGTTCCaccatggatgcatgcatggacTGGCATGCAGAAGGCGCGCGCACGGATTGACGAACTAGGGCGGTGCTGCTCGATCGGTGAGGACTGACGGCGacgcgtggagggatggatgatcgATTCAGACGATGGATCATCTCCCCTTCATGTCGGCGAGCTGCGCGAAGAGCtcgttggcggaggtggtggactgGTCGGGCACGGTGGTGACGCCGCTGGCGGAGGAGACGATGGAGGcgtcggcgtcgtcggcgtcggtggcgccctcggGCGGGTTGGCCTCCTGCAGCTGCAGCGCGTACTCGAGGTTCCAGAGCACGTCGCCCATGGAGAGGCGGTCGCTGCCGAACTCGCAGAGGCACTTCTCGGCGGTCTCGGCGAACTTGGCGAGCGACTCCGGGTTGACCTTGCCGTTGAGGTTGGGGTCCATGATCTTCTCGATGAGGCCCTTGCGCTTCCACTGCAGGCCCCACTCGGCGAGGCTGACCTGCTCGCGCGGCAGCTGCGGGTCGATGGGCGCCCGCGCGCACAGCGTCTCCAGCAGCACCACCCCGAAGGAGTAGACGTCCGACTTGTCGGTCAGCTGCTGGCACCGGAAGTACTCCGGGTCGAGGTACCCGAAGCTGCCCTTGACGGCGGTGCTGACGTGCAGCTGGTTCATCCCGGGGCCGTCCTTGGAGAGGCCGAAGTCGGCCACCTTGGCCACGAACTTTTCGTCGAGGAGGATGTTGGTGGTCTTGACGTCCCGGTGGATGATCCCGTGCGCGGTGCCGGTGTGGAGGTAGTGGAGGCCCCTGGCGGCGCCGATGCAGATCTCGAGGCGCTGCTTCCAGGAGAGCGTGGGCAGGCCCTCGGGGCCGCCGTAGATGTGGTCGCGGAAGGGCCCGTGCTGCATGAACTCGTAGACGAGGATCATCTCCTCGCCCTCGTCGCAGTAGCCGATGAGGGACACGAGGTGGCGGTGCCGGAGCTTGGACAGCATCTGGATCTCGGTGTTGAACTCGTTGATGCCCTGCTCCGACGACGGGTTCCCGCGCTTGATGGCCACCTTGATCCTGGACCCCTCCTCGTCGGGGTCGTTGATCTCGCCCACGTACACGTTGCCGAACCCTCCCACGCCGATGATGGCGCTCTCGTCGAAGTTCTTGGTCGCCTCTGACATCTCCGCGAAGGTGAAGAAGTGGCCCAGCCCCGCGGTGGAGGAGAAGGTGTAGCCGCTCTTGGACCCCTTGCCGTTGGAGAAGGACTGGCCCGTGTGGATGGGCAGCAGCCACGACGAGAAGCTGTTGCGCCGGTCCCAGTCCTGCGGCCGCCGGTGCCACTTCACCACCATGCATCCCAGGCCGGCGAAGGCGCCGAACATCATGGCGAACCCCACGGCAGCGACCACTTTGCGGGTGCCGCTGCCGTCGTCCACCATCCGGCCGTCCACGCCGAACTCGCCGTCCAGGCTGCCCACCGAGTTGCTCATCTTGAGCACCTCCGCGCCGTTGAGCAGCGCGTCGTTGCGGCCCGTGTCCTGCCCCAGCGGCCCGACCCCGATGATAATGTGGCCGTCGGTGTTGACCGACGAGTTCACCACGAAGTCCTTGTAGTAGGGCGCGGCCAGGTCGCCGGTGATGGTGGAGAGGTCCAGGGCGGAGATGGCCTTGCGGCCGTTGATGTACGCGTTGAAGTAGAGGTCGTTGGCGGACGTGCTTATGATGTCGGCGAAGAAGAGGCGGACGAGATAGTCGAACGACGGGTCCACGTCCACCTTCCACGACACGTTGAAGTTCTGGTTCGCGACGCCGGATTCAGCCATGTGGCGGGCGGTCGCGTACACCGCCGTGGGTGCCACGAGCTTGGTCGCCGGGAACGCGTCGGGGTACTTGATCGCGCTCGTCGGCACCGACACCTCCGTCCCGGCGTCCTTGGGGTTCAGGTACTGCCCGTCGTCCTCCCACTGCCGGCCGAGCGTGTCGTTCACGGGGCCGATGGGCGGGCCACCGACGTTGAGCCGGCACACCACCTGGTACGCAGCCTCTGACAACCCGCTTGTCTCGGCTAGCGGCGACACCGTCAGGGCCGTCTTGCTGATGAGCTCGTCGGGGGCGTTGACGACCTCGATGGCGTTGATGAACGCCGAGCCCGACTGCGGGGTGAACTTGAGCTCGAGCTTGTTCTCCGTGGCGTTGACGATGTACTCCTTCATGACCGCCTCCGCCTCGGGGGTGAAGCCGTGGAGAAGGACGTTAACGGCGGTGGACACGTCGAACGTGGCCGCCGCGAGGTCGGCCTCCCCGCTCTTGATGGGGAAGAAGTAGAGCCGGATGAAGTGCCAGCCGGGGGCCGTGAGTGGGAAGTTGTAGACGGCCTCCTCCTTGAAGACCCGCGCGGAGCGGTAGAGGTGCGACGGCACGTCGGCCTTGTCGTCGGCGACCTTGATGTTGTCCCTGGCGGAGAGCAGGCTGTTGGCCTCCGCGTCGGTCTTGAAGGACTTGCCGTCCTTGGTGTCGGCGGCGGCCGTGCCGCCGCAGTCGATGTAGAAGGCGTCCTTGGGCGTGAACTTGGACGGCCCCGACCCGCCGCCCGAGCCGTTGTCCGTGACCGGCTTCCCCTGCCCCGCCACGGCCGTCAGCGTCGCGAGCACGGCCAGCAGCGCCAGCGGGAGCGCCCCGCGGCGCACCATCTTAAGCGCGGTGCTTGTCCTCGTCACCCTCGCCCACACGCTGCTGTTGTgccgccgctcaagtcgacaccgcggccgccgccgccacctcgacgCGCAGCGCCCGACGCCGGGGACGTCGTCGTGCTGATTTTTGTTATTGTGGTGGCCTGGGCCTGGCTGGGGTGGCGCCCTCTCGCCCTCTCTCTGGTTGGGCGGGGCCAATCGGAGGAGAGGGAAGGGGGCGGAGGAGACTTGAGGGGGAGGGAGAAATGGGCGGGGGTTAAGCGGTGGTGGGTGGCGCCATGCCAAGTTTAAGCCGGTTTGACCCGGGCGTCGGCGTGCTATGTTTGGGGGCTCGTCCACCATTGACGCAAGTCATTCTGCACATGGCTATTCTTGGAGCTTGTGGTTGTTGCTGCTGGCTCAACGATCGACGGTGACCATGATTGGAGCTTGTGCTAGTTGCACGCCAATGGGAGAAGAGAAAGATGGAGATGCGATCGATGTTGCAGGTCTTTCCAGGAGCCACCCGGCCTGGTTTTGAGGttgggtgtgtctagggcacatctagatgtgctttagttattgcacatctaagtgagtgaatcaagcacaaaaaaaaggaaatattcacacgaatctcgatgtaagatcaatgacatagaacttagatgtgctttagcaaaactgtttgaGGTTATCTTTTATCGCCCATTGTGAAACCAGCAATTCatactaaggccctgtttggttc
This portion of the Triticum dicoccoides isolate Atlit2015 ecotype Zavitan chromosome 7A, WEW_v2.0, whole genome shotgun sequence genome encodes:
- the LOC119332923 gene encoding probable receptor-like protein kinase At2g21480 translates to MVDEPPNIARRRPGQTGLNLAWRHPPPLNPRPFLPPPQVSSAPFPLLRLAPPNQREGERAPPQPGPGHHNNKNQHDDVPGVGRCASRWRRRPRCRLERRHNSSVWARVTRTSTALKMVRRGALPLALLAVLATLTAVAGQGKPVTDNGSGGGSGPSKFTPKDAFYIDCGGTAAADTKDGKSFKTDAEANSLLSARDNIKVADDKADVPSHLYRSARVFKEEAVYNFPLTAPGWHFIRLYFFPIKSGEADLAAATFDVSTAVNVLLHGFTPEAEAVMKEYIVNATENKLELKFTPQSGSAFINAIEVVNAPDELISKTALTVSPLAETSGLSEAAYQVVCRLNVGGPPIGPVNDTLGRQWEDDGQYLNPKDAGTEVSVPTSAIKYPDAFPATKLVAPTAVYATARHMAESGVANQNFNVSWKVDVDPSFDYLVRLFFADIISTSANDLYFNAYINGRKAISALDLSTITGDLAAPYYKDFVVNSSVNTDGHIIIGVGPLGQDTGRNDALLNGAEVLKMSNSVGSLDGEFGVDGRMVDDGSGTRKVVAAVGFAMMFGAFAGLGCMVVKWHRRPQDWDRRNSFSSWLLPIHTGQSFSNGKGSKSGYTFSSTAGLGHFFTFAEMSEATKNFDESAIIGVGGFGNVYVGEINDPDEEGSRIKVAIKRGNPSSEQGINEFNTEIQMLSKLRHRHLVSLIGYCDEGEEMILVYEFMQHGPFRDHIYGGPEGLPTLSWKQRLEICIGAARGLHYLHTGTAHGIIHRDVKTTNILLDEKFVAKVADFGLSKDGPGMNQLHVSTAVKGSFGYLDPEYFRCQQLTDKSDVYSFGVVLLETLCARAPIDPQLPREQVSLAEWGLQWKRKGLIEKIMDPNLNGKVNPESLAKFAETAEKCLCEFGSDRLSMGDVLWNLEYALQLQEANPPEGATDADDADASIVSSASGVTTVPDQSTTSANELFAQLADMKGR